A genomic window from Cryptomeria japonica unplaced genomic scaffold, Sugi_1.0 HiC_scaffold_577, whole genome shotgun sequence includes:
- the LOC131077510 gene encoding NADH-ubiquinone oxidoreductase chain 4L, which produces MDLVKYSTFPMIIPLSGIRGIFPNRRNITIMSMSIESMLPAVNSNPLVFPVYPDDMMGQSFALSVLTVAAAESAIGLAIPVITFRIRGTIAVESINRMKGRAAPARIVLVVFWGNELAATNTKNSKARNYYSQPLELTS; this is translated from the coding sequence ATGGATCTCGTCAAATATtcaacatttcctatgatcattCCCCTCTCGGGTATTCGGGGAATCTTCCCAAATAGACGGAATATTACTATTATGTCAATGTCCATTGAATCAATGTTACCAGCCGTCAATTCGAACCCTTTGGTATTCCCCGTTTATCCGGATGATATGATGGGTCAATCATTTGCCTTATCGGTGTTAACGGTGGCAGCTGCGGAATCTGCTATTGGGTTGGCCATCCCGGTTATTACTTTCCGAATTCGAGGGACCATTGCAGTAGAATCTATCAATCGCATGAAGGGTCGAGCAGCACCAGCACGAATTGTTTTGGTCGTTTTTTGGGGGAACGAACTGGCCGCTACAAATACGAAGAACTCCAAAGCACGGAACTACTATAGCCAACCACTAGAGCTAACCAGCTAA
- the LOC131872364 gene encoding NADH-ubiquinone oxidoreductase chain 4-like, producing MDKPITPPFVLGAPSAVVLPTNPPNVSMLRQFRECYSDLSGLIPCPVLGSIILLFIPNSRIRLIRFIGPCVSLLTFLYSLVLRMQSDSSTAEFQFVGTIRWLPHENINLYMGPDGISSFFVVLTTFPIPIRILVGWSSIESYGKEYVIVFPICEFLMIAVSRMPDLLLLHVLLESVLIPMLCGAEHLLFAGSFSLCRSLVQ from the coding sequence ATGGATAAACCCATCACTCCTCCGTTCGTGTTGGGAGCCCCATCTGCTGTTGTGTTGCCAACGAATCCTCCCAATGTTTCTATGTTACGGCAATTTCGTGAATGCTATTCCGATCTGAGTGGTCTGATTCCGTGTCCCGTGCTGGGGAGCATTATCCTCCTCTTCATTCCAAACTCAAGAATACGACTGATACGATTCATCGGCCCGTGCGTCTCTCTCCTCACTTTCTTGTACTCCCTCGTTCTCCGGATGCAATCTGATTCCTCCACGGCCGAATTCCAATTCGTGGGAACCATTCGATGGCTTCCTCATGAGAACATCAATTTGTACATGGGTCCAGATGGTATCTCCTCATTCTTTGTGGTATTGACCACATTTCCAATCCCTATTCGCATTCTAGTGGGCTGGTCCAGTATAGAAAGTTATGGGAAAGAGTATGTTATAGTATTTCCAATTTGCGAATTTCTCATGATCGCCGTGTCTCGCATGCCGGATCTTTTACTACTCCATGTTCTTCTCGAAAGCGTGCTAATCCCTATGTTGTGCGGAGCTGAGCACCTTCTATTCGCTGGGAGCTTCTCCCTCTGCAGGAGCCTTGTGCAGTAA
- the LOC131077511 gene encoding uncharacterized protein LOC131077511 — translation MTNYRTDLKVDEIGRVVSVGDGIARVYGLNEIQAGEMVEFASGVKGIALNLENEIFILPTPLNFVLLFILPTPLNFVLLFILPTPLNFVLLFLPTPLSLSPRQKRRREESPPPAVDQAEEGPLEEPTPEPEEGPADEEYQAEGEEETDGEEADDTEEAQPRGSSPDTSDYERESGWDNLTPEQRSILRRGDKRNRAFLTFDPSSPSSSSEGSNRGEFLTFDPPSASSSSEGENSEGTGGGSWGDDEWE, via the coding sequence ATGACCAACTATAGGACCGATCTAAAGGTTGATGAGATCGGTCGAGTGGTCTCAGTCGGAGATGGGATTGCACGTGTCTATGGATTGAACGAGATTCAAGCTGGGGAAATGGTCGAATTTGCCAGCGGTGTGAAAGGAATAGCGTTGAATCTTGAGAATGAGATATTTATCCTCCCTACCCCATTGAATTTTGTCCTCCTATTTATCCTCCCTACCCCATTGAATTTTGTCCTCCTATTTATCCTCCCTACCCCATTGAATTTTGTCCTACTATTTCTCCCTACCCCTCTATCACTTTCTCCTCGTCAAAAACGAAGGAGAGAGGAGAGCCCCCCGCCCGCAGTGGATCAAGCCGAGGAAGGGCCTTTAGAAGAGCCCACCCCTGAACCCGAGGAGGGGCCCGCCGATGAGGAATATCAGGCTGAAGGCGAGGAAGAAACCGATGGGGAAGAGGCTGACGACACCGAGGAAGCCCAACCCAGAGGGTCCTCGCCCGACACCTCCGATTACGAGCGTGAATCGGGGTGGGATAACTTGACTCCCGAGCAACGAAGCATCCTTAGGCGGGGGGATAAGAGAAATAGGGCATTCTTGACCTTTGATCCCTCGAGTCCTTCCTCATCCTCTGAGGGATCAAATCGCGGCGAATTCTTGACCTTTGATCCCCCGAGTGCTTCCTCATCCTCTGAGGGAGAGAACTCGGAGGGTACTGGGGGGGGCTCCTGGGGTGATGACGAGTGGGAATAA